One region of Limnospira fusiformis SAG 85.79 genomic DNA includes:
- a CDS encoding pre-peptidase C-terminal domain-containing protein — translation MLTLETLFDEGFYLAQNQDVKDAIANGVFETAFEHFSRYGQFEGRTPNPIFDGEFYLAQNPDIQSEVEAGITTAAAHFVNIGQTDNLSPNPFFDPVFYLQQNPSVAQGVANGEFTAFEHFFKIGQFQGLNPSESFDTEFYRDRNFDAVQGIEEEIIGSLFEHFFRFGSPLGRLGAPPQFGDDLSNAIALDTLLGSRTIVNSVTDDNPVNIYEFIIPNNGSEFSLFLHGLKADANVDLIQDFNQNQAVQPDDIIASSNNPALATESIEIDLLPRGTYFVRVSQFQGETIYALELSAIPLDI, via the coding sequence ATGCTTACCCTTGAAACTTTATTTGATGAAGGGTTTTATTTGGCACAAAATCAGGACGTTAAAGATGCGATCGCTAACGGGGTTTTTGAGACCGCCTTTGAGCATTTTTCTCGCTATGGACAATTTGAAGGACGAACACCTAACCCGATTTTTGATGGGGAATTTTATCTGGCACAAAATCCCGATATTCAGTCGGAAGTAGAGGCGGGAATTACCACTGCAGCGGCTCATTTTGTTAATATTGGACAAACGGACAACCTCAGCCCTAATCCCTTTTTTGACCCGGTTTTTTATCTACAACAAAATCCTTCAGTCGCTCAGGGAGTAGCTAACGGGGAATTTACGGCATTTGAGCATTTTTTCAAAATCGGACAATTTCAGGGGTTGAACCCTAGCGAGTCCTTTGATACGGAGTTTTATCGCGATCGCAATTTTGATGCTGTTCAGGGTATAGAAGAAGAGATAATTGGCAGCCTTTTTGAGCATTTTTTTCGGTTTGGTTCGCCGTTGGGGAGGTTGGGCGCACCCCCACAGTTCGGCGATGACCTCAGTAATGCGATCGCTTTAGATACTCTCTTGGGAAGTCGGACTATAGTTAACTCGGTTACGGATGATAACCCGGTCAATATTTATGAATTTATCATTCCCAATAATGGCAGTGAGTTTAGCCTATTTCTGCACGGTTTAAAAGCGGATGCTAATGTGGATTTAATCCAAGATTTTAATCAAAATCAAGCGGTTCAACCTGATGATATTATCGCCTCTTCAAATAACCCGGCTTTGGCTACAGAATCTATTGAGATTGACCTATTGCCACGGGGAACCTACTTTGTGCGGGTTTCTCAGTTTCAGGGGGAAACTATTTATGCCTTGGAATTGTCAGCCATTCCCCTGGATATTTGA
- a CDS encoding bifunctional serine/threonine-protein kinase/formylglycine-generating enzyme family protein — protein sequence MSQCLNPDCLHSNPEDCQFCQKCGSKLRLAERYYAKSILGQGGFGRTFLALDDFKPSKPPCVIKQFLPQAQGTATLEKAAQLFDQEAQRLELLGKHSQIPELLAYFTADNRQYLVQEFIEGDTLQQQLDNQGAFTENQISSLLKDLLKVLYFVHKHQVIHRDIKPENIIRRASDNKLVLVDFGASKQVQRTSLSVTGTVIGSAEYCAPEQAMGKPQYGSDLYSLGVTCLYLLTQASPSDLYDPLESKWVWREHLNGNQVSDKLGKILDHLVETVFKKRYQSVEEVWEDLRRYYGKPPTRQTPQPVTQKFKFDIVTVNSNGQKINRRPGQAECIIEDLGNGVILEMVKIPGGTFIMGAPSSEAGSNNNQRPLHRVTIEPFLMGKYPATQAQWRQVASFPKLKWNLYPEPSNFKGLNLPVERVSWYDAIEWCARLSKRMGKPYRLPSEAEWEYAARAGTNSPFHVGDTLTTDIANYNGNCTYSSEPKGVYHQKTTPVGQFQHANAFGLYDIHGNIWEWCADPWHEGYGGAPSDGRVWDGQHIYVGDLVNVLISKDTKVLRGGSWYGNPDYCRSGYRFSGGSGDLNVSYGFRVACALSM from the coding sequence ATGAGCCAATGTCTGAACCCAGACTGCCTCCACAGCAACCCCGAAGATTGCCAGTTTTGCCAAAAATGTGGCAGTAAACTCCGACTGGCAGAACGCTACTATGCTAAAAGCATCCTCGGACAAGGCGGGTTCGGACGCACATTTCTGGCACTGGATGACTTCAAACCTTCTAAACCTCCCTGTGTGATTAAACAATTCCTTCCCCAGGCGCAAGGAACCGCTACCCTAGAAAAAGCCGCCCAATTATTCGACCAAGAAGCCCAACGTTTAGAACTCCTCGGCAAACATTCCCAAATCCCGGAACTTTTGGCTTATTTTACCGCTGATAACCGTCAATATTTAGTTCAGGAATTTATCGAAGGAGACACCCTACAACAGCAGTTAGATAATCAAGGCGCTTTTACCGAAAATCAAATCAGTTCCCTGCTCAAGGATTTATTGAAAGTTTTGTATTTTGTCCACAAACATCAAGTGATTCACCGGGATATTAAACCCGAAAACATCATTAGACGAGCCAGTGATAACAAGTTAGTCCTAGTGGATTTTGGAGCATCTAAACAGGTGCAGCGCACATCTCTTAGCGTCACCGGAACCGTTATCGGTTCGGCGGAATATTGCGCCCCAGAACAGGCTATGGGAAAACCTCAATATGGGAGTGATTTATATAGTTTAGGGGTGACTTGTTTATATCTGCTAACCCAAGCCAGTCCGTCAGATTTATATGACCCCTTAGAATCAAAATGGGTGTGGCGGGAGCATTTAAATGGCAATCAGGTGAGTGATAAATTAGGCAAAATATTAGACCATTTGGTTGAGACAGTCTTTAAAAAACGCTATCAATCTGTAGAGGAAGTTTGGGAAGATTTACGGCGATATTATGGGAAACCGCCCACCCGCCAAACTCCCCAACCGGTAACCCAGAAGTTTAAATTTGACATCGTTACCGTCAATTCAAATGGACAAAAAATCAACCGCCGTCCCGGTCAGGCTGAATGTATTATCGAAGACCTGGGAAATGGTGTGATTCTGGAGATGGTAAAAATTCCGGGGGGAACCTTTATTATGGGTGCGCCGAGTAGTGAAGCGGGAAGTAATAATAATCAAAGACCCCTACACCGAGTCACTATTGAACCCTTCCTAATGGGGAAATATCCGGCTACCCAAGCACAATGGCGACAAGTGGCTAGTTTCCCCAAACTCAAATGGAACCTTTACCCAGAGCCATCAAATTTTAAAGGATTAAATCTTCCGGTTGAAAGAGTTTCATGGTATGATGCGATCGAGTGGTGTGCCCGACTCTCGAAAAGAATGGGCAAACCCTACCGATTGCCCAGTGAAGCCGAGTGGGAATATGCAGCCCGCGCCGGAACCAATAGCCCCTTTCATGTCGGTGATACCCTAACGACGGACATCGCCAACTACAATGGCAACTGCACATATAGCTCAGAACCGAAGGGAGTCTACCACCAAAAAACCACCCCCGTCGGTCAGTTTCAACACGCCAACGCCTTTGGCTTGTATGATATCCACGGGAATATTTGGGAATGGTGCGCTGACCCCTGGCACGAAGGCTATGGTGGCGCTCCCTCGGACGGGCGAGTGTGGGATGGTCAGCATATATATGTTGGTGATTTAGTAAACGTTTTGATAAGCAAAGACACCAAGGTGCTGCGCGGCGGTTCGTGGTA
- a CDS encoding bifunctional serine/threonine-protein kinase/formylglycine-generating enzyme family protein, with protein MSQCLNPDCLHSNPEGSQFCQKCGSKLRLAERYYAKSILGQGGFGRTFLAVDDFKPSQPPCVIKQFLPQAQGTATLEKAAQLFDQEAQRLELLGKHSQIPELLAYFTADNRQYLVQEFIEGDTLEQELDNQGIFTENQIISLLEDLLPVLDFVHQNQVIHRDIKPENIIRRASDNKLVLVDFGAAKQVHSTSLSVTGTVIGSAAYCAPEQAMGKPQYGSDLYSLGVTCLYLLTQVSPSNLYDPLELQWVWREHLNDNQLSEKLGKILDRLVETVFNKRYQSVAQVWADLQPSDDSPKPPTQKFKFDIVTVNSMGREINRRPGQAECIIEDLGNSVTLEMVLIPGGTFIMGASSGEPRSSNAERPQHQVTIKPFLMGKYPVTQAQWRQVASFPKLQRNLSLDPSRFKGFNLPVEKVSWYDVVEWCDRLSKVISKPCRLPSEAEWEYAARAGRTSPFHVGDTLTTDLANYDGNYSYSSGLKGVFRKKTTPVGRFQSANAFGLYDIHGNVWEWCADPWRDNYNGAPSDGTVWDSQDIDVDNLVKLLESKDRRVLRGGSWSNLPVFCRCASRNSAYPGNLLHNFGFRVACAL; from the coding sequence ATGAGCCAATGTCTGAACCCAGACTGCCTCCACAGCAACCCCGAAGGTTCCCAGTTTTGCCAAAAATGTGGCAGTAAACTCCGACTGGCAGAACGCTACTATGCTAAAAGCATCCTCGGACAAGGCGGGTTCGGACGCACATTTCTGGCAGTGGATGACTTCAAACCTTCTCAACCTCCCTGTGTGATTAAACAATTCCTTCCCCAGGCGCAAGGAACCGCTACCCTAGAAAAAGCCGCCCAATTATTCGACCAAGAAGCCCAACGTTTAGAACTCCTCGGCAAACATTCCCAAATCCCGGAACTTTTGGCTTATTTTACCGCTGATAACCGTCAATATTTAGTTCAGGAATTTATCGAAGGAGACACCCTAGAACAGGAGTTAGACAATCAAGGAATTTTTACCGAGAATCAAATCATTTCGCTGCTAGAGGATTTATTGCCAGTTTTGGATTTCGTCCACCAAAATCAAGTAATTCACCGGGATATTAAACCCGAAAACATCATTAGACGCGCCAGTGATAACAAGTTAGTCCTAGTGGATTTTGGAGCGGCTAAACAGGTGCATAGCACATCTCTTAGCGTCACGGGAACGGTTATCGGTTCGGCGGCATATTGCGCCCCGGAACAAGCTATGGGAAAACCTCAATATGGGAGTGATTTATATAGTTTAGGGGTGACTTGTTTATACCTGCTAACCCAAGTGAGTCCGTCGAATTTATATGACCCCTTAGAATTACAATGGGTGTGGCGTGAGCATTTAAATGACAATCAGTTGAGTGAGAAACTAGGCAAAATCTTAGACCGTTTGGTTGAGACAGTGTTTAACAAACGCTATCAATCTGTAGCCCAAGTTTGGGCAGATTTACAGCCATCTGATGATAGTCCAAAACCCCCAACCCAGAAGTTTAAATTTGACATCGTTACGGTCAATTCAATGGGTCGAGAAATTAACCGTCGTCCCGGTCAGGCTGAATGTATTATCGAAGACCTGGGAAATAGTGTAACTCTGGAGATGGTGCTAATTCCGGGAGGAACCTTTATTATGGGTGCGTCGAGTGGTGAACCTAGAAGTTCTAATGCTGAAAGACCCCAACACCAAGTCACGATTAAACCCTTCCTAATGGGGAAATATCCGGTTACCCAAGCACAATGGCGACAAGTGGCTAGTTTCCCCAAACTCCAACGAAACCTGAGCCTAGACCCCTCAAGATTTAAAGGATTCAATCTTCCCGTTGAAAAAGTTTCATGGTATGATGTGGTGGAATGGTGCGATCGCCTCTCAAAAGTAATCAGCAAACCCTGCCGATTACCGAGTGAAGCCGAGTGGGAATATGCAGCCCGCGCCGGAAGAACTAGCCCCTTTCATGTCGGTGATACCCTGACGACAGACCTCGCCAACTACGATGGCAACTACAGCTATAGCTCAGGACTCAAGGGAGTCTTCCGCAAAAAAACCACCCCCGTCGGTCGGTTTCAAAGCGCCAACGCCTTTGGCTTGTATGATATCCACGGGAACGTTTGGGAGTGGTGCGCTGACCCCTGGCGCGACAACTACAATGGTGCGCCTTCGGATGGTACGGTGTGGGATAGTCAGGATATAGATGTTGACAATTTAGTCAAACTTTTGGAAAGCAAAGACCGGAGAGTGCTGCGTGGCGGTTCATGGTCTAACCTTCCTGTATTCTGCCGTTGTGCCAGCCGCAACAGTGCCTACCCGGGCAACCTCCTCCACAACTTCGGTTTTCGGGTAGCCTGTGCGCTTTAG